Genomic segment of Umezawaea sp. Da 62-37:
ACCTCCAGGCCCGCTCGCGGCTGCACAGCATGGGCGAGGTCGTCGACCTGGCCACCTGCAACTGGCGCGCGGCCCCCGGCGCCCTGACCGACCACGACTTCGCGACGGACACCCTCCGCGAGACCGAAGAGCTGCACCTGCGCATCAACTCCACCTACAACGGCTGGTGGATGTGCCTGTTCCCGCGTGAGGTCGTGCAGCGCACCGGCTACCCGCTGCCGCTGTTCATCAAGTGGGACGACGCCGAGTACTCCCTCCGCGCGCTGGAGAAGGGCTACCCGACCGTGTCGCTGCCCGGCTCCGCCGTGTGGCACATGCCGTGGACCGACAAGAACGACGCCACGGACTGGCAGGCGTACTTCCACACCCGCAACCGCCTGGTGATGGCGGCTCTGCACAGCCCGTACGACATCCGCTCGACGCTGCTGAAGCAGGGCCTCAAGCTCACCCTGCGCCACCTGCTGTCGATGGAGTACTCCACGGTCGCCGTGCAGCAGAAGGCCATCGAGGACTTCCTCGCGGGCCCCAGCAAGCTGTTCGACTCGCTGCGGACGGCGCTGCCGGAGATCCAGGAGCTGCGCAAGCAGTACACCGACGCCCAGATCCTCACGTCGGCCCGCGAATTCCCGCCGCCCACCTACGACATGGTGCGCGCCGAGCAGATGCTCAAGCCCCCGGTGAACCCGGCGGTCATCGCGGCCAAGGCCTCCAAGGCCCTCCTGCACAACCTGCGCGACCCGGAAAGCTCCACCGCCGACCGCCCGCAGATCAACGTCCCCGCCACCAACGCCCGCTGGTTCCTCCTCGGCAACCTGGACAGCGCCACCGTCTCCAACGCCGACGGCAGCGGCGTTGCCTTCCGCAAGCGCGACCCGAAGGAATTCCGCCAGCTGGCCGCCAGGTCCGCCCGGAACTACCGACGTCTCGCCCAGGAATGGCCCCGCCTCAAGAAGGTCTACCGCGACGCCATGCCAGAACTCACCTCGGTGGAATCCTGGCGCAAAATCTTCGAAAACTGACCTACCCCCGAAAAGGCCCGGACCTCACAGTCCGGGCCTTTTCGCGAGTCGAACCTCCAGACACCCCGTGTCGAACCTCCAGACACCACGAGTTCCACACTCGGGCATTCCTGGTCAGCTCCTGCGCGAGGTGATCACCCCAGTGTTGAACCCCGCCAGGTGCAGCCCGCCGTGGAATCGAGCATGCTCGATCTTCACGCACCGGTTCATCACCACGCTCAACCCCGCCACCTCGGCTTTCGCCGCCGCCCCCTCGTGGAACAGCCCCAGCTGCAACCACAACGTCCGCGCCCCAACCGCGACCACCTCATCCGCCACACCGGGCAGGTCGTCGTGCTTGCGGAACACCGACACCAGGTCCGGAACCTCGGGCAGGTCGGCCAACGACGGGTAAACCTGGTGCCCCAACAACGCGTCCAACCGCGGATTCACGAAATAAACCCGATACCCCGTGGACGACAACAAATAAGTCGCCACGAAAAAACTGGGCCGGGCGGTGTTCGAGGACGCGCCCACCAATGCCACGGATTTCGTCTCCCGCAGCAACGCCTGCCTGCCAACCGCCGACTCGATCATTTCACCGCCCTGGTCAAGGCCTGGTCCAAGTCCCACAGGATGTCGTCCACGTCTTCCAACCCCACCGAAATCCGAATCAAATCCGGTGTAACCCCCGCCGCCACCAGTTGCTCATCCGTCAACTGCTGATGCGTAGTAGATCCAGGATGGATCACCAACGTCCGAACATCCCCCACGTTCGCCAGGTGGCTGCACAACTCCACCGCCTCCACGAACCGCTGCCCCGCCTCACGCCCCCCGACGACCCCGAACGCGAACACCGCCCCTGGCCCCGCAGGCAGGTACCGAGCAGCCCGCGCATGATGCCGATGCGAGGGCAACCCCGCGTACGACACCCACGAAACCCGCTCGTCCCCCTCCAACCACTCCGCCACAGCCCTGGCGTTCCGCACGTGCTCATCCATTCGCTGCGGCAGCGTCTCCACCCCCTGGAGCAGCAGGAACGCCGACTGCGGCGACAGCGTCGCCCCGATGTCCCGCAACTGCTCCGCCCTCAGCCGCGTGCAGAACGCGTACTCCCCGAAGTTCTCCCAGTACCGCAGCCCG
This window contains:
- a CDS encoding glycosyltransferase, whose protein sequence is MTEQAKAPSAAAPKIETTAPDNKVSDVASVRVAARGAGINPNQVLQRVILPRDEDPLDVRPLYLDEPANVHSHVVSRRSVTVPSSAKVSFASYFNAFPASYWKRWTVVEEVVLRLSVRGAGRVDVYRSKPSGDHIHLEGHAVRSPKAWTNLELRVSLKPFEDGGWIWFDVFTDDTPLEIKEAAWTTDTPLPEQKVAIGMTTMRPIDAVIALRALGEDPAVLDVVQKVFVADQGAIKVKDTQGYAEARKLLGDKLEIIEQENLGGSGGFTRGLYEAIEHTDVAQIMLMDDDIRLEPDAVLRSNAFARACAQPVIVGSHMLNLQARSRLHSMGEVVDLATCNWRAAPGALTDHDFATDTLRETEELHLRINSTYNGWWMCLFPREVVQRTGYPLPLFIKWDDAEYSLRALEKGYPTVSLPGSAVWHMPWTDKNDATDWQAYFHTRNRLVMAALHSPYDIRSTLLKQGLKLTLRHLLSMEYSTVAVQQKAIEDFLAGPSKLFDSLRTALPEIQELRKQYTDAQILTSAREFPPPTYDMVRAEQMLKPPVNPAVIAAKASKALLHNLRDPESSTADRPQINVPATNARWFLLGNLDSATVSNADGSGVAFRKRDPKEFRQLAARSARNYRRLAQEWPRLKKVYRDAMPELTSVESWRKIFEN
- a CDS encoding CoA-binding protein, giving the protein MIESAVGRQALLRETKSVALVGASSNTARPSFFVATYLLSSTGYRVYFVNPRLDALLGHQVYPSLADLPEVPDLVSVFRKHDDLPGVADEVVAVGARTLWLQLGLFHEGAAAKAEVAGLSVVMNRCVKIEHARFHGGLHLAGFNTGVITSRRS